One genomic region from Osmerus eperlanus chromosome 6, fOsmEpe2.1, whole genome shotgun sequence encodes:
- the LOC134022235 gene encoding LIM domain-binding protein 3-like isoform X1: protein MHQGPPMYQGPPMQHQGPPMYQGPPMQQQGPPMYQGPPMHQAQPMYQGPPMHQAQPMYQGPPMHQAPPMQPAPPPHQPPPMQPAPPMQQSSIQIPMGPPPPKVVSTACVYPTQPAPAPPPAAPADPSNRPPWVTDDTFALKFDPSKTTTTSMKVQPLPQGAPPAPAYIPHPSSAPPPAPSPAYNPAPAPAPLPSVARGVAQRAERFAASGRTALCGACNNIIRGPFLVALGRSWHPEEFNCAYCHTSLADVSFVEEQNNVYCENCYGEFFAPTCARCNTKIMGEVMHALRQTWHTTCFVCAACGKAFGNSLFHMEDGEPYCEKDYISLFSTKCHGCDFPVEAGDKFIEALGHTWHDTCFVCAVCNVNLEGQPFYSKKDKPLCKKHAHAINV, encoded by the exons ATGCACCAGGGCCCTCCCATGTACCAGGGGCCTCCCATGCAGCACCAGGGCCCTCCCATGTACCAGGGGCCTCCCATGCAGCAACAGGGCCCTCCTATGTACCAGGGCCCTCCAATGCATCAGGCTCAACCAATGTACCAGGGCCCTCCAATGCATCAGGCTCAACCAATGTACCAGGGCCCTCCAATGCATCAGGCTCCGCCTATGCAGCCAGCTCCGCCCCCACACCAGCCACCGCCCATGCAGCCGGCCCCGCCCATGCAGCAGAGCTCCATCCAGATCCCGATGGGACCGCCCCCTCCCAAGGTGGTCAGCACTGCCTGTGTCTACCCTACACAACCAG ctccagctcctcccccggCTGCGCCTGCAGACCCCTCAAACAGGCCCCCTTGGGTCACCGACGACACCTTTGCCCTGAAGTTTGACCCCAGCaagaccaccaccaccagcatgaAGGTCCAACCGCTCCCTCAGGGCGCCCCTCCTGCGCCAGCGtacatcccccacccctcctccgctcctcccccagcccccagcccggcATAcaaccctgcccccgcccccgctCCCTTACCCTCAGTGGCCCGCGGCGTGGCTCAGAGGGCGGAGAGGTTCGCTGCCAGCGGCCGTACAGCCCTCTGTGGAGCTTGCAACAACATTATTAG GGGTCCCTTCCTGGTGGCTCTGGGCCGCTCCTGGCATCCAGAGGAGTTCAACTGTGCCTACTGTCACACATCGCTGGCCGACGTCAGCTTTGTGGAGGAACAGAACAATGTTTACTGTGAGAACTGCTACGGCGAGTTTTTCGCCCCCACCTGTGCCCGCTGCAACACCAAGATCATGGGG GAGGTGATGCATGCACTGAGACAGACATGGCACACAACCTGCTTTGTGTGTGCCGCCTGTGGTAAGGCTTTCGGAAACAGCCTCTTCCATATGGAAGATGGAGAGCCGTACTGTGAGAAAG ATTACATTTCACTGTTCAGCACCAAGTGCCACGGATGTGACTTCCCTGTTGAGGCTGGGGACAAGTTCATCGAGGCACTAGGTCACACCTGGCACGACACATGCTTTGTCTGTGCG gtgtgcAATGTGAACCTGGAGGGTCAGCCCTTCTACTCCAAGAAGGACAAGCCCCTGTGTAAGAAACACGCCCATGCCATCAACGTCTAG
- the LOC134022235 gene encoding LIM domain-binding protein 3-like isoform X2: protein MYQGPPMQQQGPPMYQGPPMHQAQPMYQGPPMHQAQPMYQGPPMHQAPPMQPAPPPHQPPPMQPAPPMQQSSIQIPMGPPPPKVVSTACVYPTQPAPAPPPAAPADPSNRPPWVTDDTFALKFDPSKTTTTSMKVQPLPQGAPPAPAYIPHPSSAPPPAPSPAYNPAPAPAPLPSVARGVAQRAERFAASGRTALCGACNNIIRGPFLVALGRSWHPEEFNCAYCHTSLADVSFVEEQNNVYCENCYGEFFAPTCARCNTKIMGEVMHALRQTWHTTCFVCAACGKAFGNSLFHMEDGEPYCEKDYISLFSTKCHGCDFPVEAGDKFIEALGHTWHDTCFVCAVCNVNLEGQPFYSKKDKPLCKKHAHAINV, encoded by the exons ATGTACCAGGGGCCTCCCATGCAGCAACAGGGCCCTCCTATGTACCAGGGCCCTCCAATGCATCAGGCTCAACCAATGTACCAGGGCCCTCCAATGCATCAGGCTCAACCAATGTACCAGGGCCCTCCAATGCATCAGGCTCCGCCTATGCAGCCAGCTCCGCCCCCACACCAGCCACCGCCCATGCAGCCGGCCCCGCCCATGCAGCAGAGCTCCATCCAGATCCCGATGGGACCGCCCCCTCCCAAGGTGGTCAGCACTGCCTGTGTCTACCCTACACAACCAG ctccagctcctcccccggCTGCGCCTGCAGACCCCTCAAACAGGCCCCCTTGGGTCACCGACGACACCTTTGCCCTGAAGTTTGACCCCAGCaagaccaccaccaccagcatgaAGGTCCAACCGCTCCCTCAGGGCGCCCCTCCTGCGCCAGCGtacatcccccacccctcctccgctcctcccccagcccccagcccggcATAcaaccctgcccccgcccccgctCCCTTACCCTCAGTGGCCCGCGGCGTGGCTCAGAGGGCGGAGAGGTTCGCTGCCAGCGGCCGTACAGCCCTCTGTGGAGCTTGCAACAACATTATTAG GGGTCCCTTCCTGGTGGCTCTGGGCCGCTCCTGGCATCCAGAGGAGTTCAACTGTGCCTACTGTCACACATCGCTGGCCGACGTCAGCTTTGTGGAGGAACAGAACAATGTTTACTGTGAGAACTGCTACGGCGAGTTTTTCGCCCCCACCTGTGCCCGCTGCAACACCAAGATCATGGGG GAGGTGATGCATGCACTGAGACAGACATGGCACACAACCTGCTTTGTGTGTGCCGCCTGTGGTAAGGCTTTCGGAAACAGCCTCTTCCATATGGAAGATGGAGAGCCGTACTGTGAGAAAG ATTACATTTCACTGTTCAGCACCAAGTGCCACGGATGTGACTTCCCTGTTGAGGCTGGGGACAAGTTCATCGAGGCACTAGGTCACACCTGGCACGACACATGCTTTGTCTGTGCG gtgtgcAATGTGAACCTGGAGGGTCAGCCCTTCTACTCCAAGAAGGACAAGCCCCTGTGTAAGAAACACGCCCATGCCATCAACGTCTAG